In Manis pentadactyla isolate mManPen7 chromosome 11, mManPen7.hap1, whole genome shotgun sequence, one DNA window encodes the following:
- the LOC130679613 gene encoding transmembrane and coiled-coil domain-containing protein 5A-like, whose protein sequence is MCFSSSEAVCSSHYVLVSFRLESEITQTQDLTEDDDWEKENSTTVEREGTLQDLEEEIARLERKNETLGHGIRELQKKLTRKSQKATKCEQGHLKGPLEDSKVNEKAILSGFGLHNQETSF, encoded by the exons ATGTGTTTCTCCAGTTCTGAAGCTGTCTGTTCCTCACACTATGTGCTTGTGTCGTTCAGGCTGGAAAGTGAGATCACCCAGACTCAAGACCTGACAGAAGACGATGACTGGGAGAAGGAGAATAGTACCACCGTGGAAAGGGAAGGAACGCTGCAAGACCTGGAAGAAGAAATAGCCAGACTT gaaaggaaaaatgagactCTGGGGCACGGTATAAGAGAACTTCAAAAAAAG cttacaAGGAAATCGCAGAAGGCAACCAAGTGTGAACAAGGCCATCTAAAGGGACCACTAGAAGACTCAAAGgtaaatgaaaaagcaatcttgAGTGGGTTTGGGTTACATAACCAGGAAACAAGCTTTTAA